The Lactuca sativa cultivar Salinas chromosome 2, Lsat_Salinas_v11, whole genome shotgun sequence genome includes a window with the following:
- the LOC111905536 gene encoding actin-related protein 7: MEAVVIDAGSKLLKAGVAIPDQAPSMIIPTQMKIMNEDGSMPDSPSLQANNVDPVVRGFIKDWDAMEDLLHHVLYNGLGWEIGNEGPILFADPLLTPKAVREQLVQLMFETFNISGFYASEQAVLSLYAVGRISGCTVDIGHGKIDIAPVIEGAVQHVASRRLEIGGSDLTNLFAQELAKSNPLIKLDTSEVEKLKEQYASCAEDDLAYENTLQSCQEEQHTLPDGQVISIKRERFTVGEALFQPSILGLEAHGLVEQLVRIISTVSSENHRQLLENTVLCGGTVSMTGFEDRFQREASLCSSSIRPSLVKAPEYMPENLSMYSAWVGGAILAKVVFPQNQHITKGDYDESGPSVVHRKCF; encoded by the exons ATGGAGGCAGTGGTGATTGATGCTGGTTCTAAGCTTTTGAAAGCAGGTGTTGCAATTCCAGATCAAGCTCCTTCCATG ATTATTCCAACTCAAATGAAAATCATGAATGAAGATGGATCCATGCCTGATTCTCCATCATTACAAGCCAACAATGTTGATCCAGTTGTTCGAGGTTTTATAAAAGATTGGGATGCTATGGAGGATCTACTTCACCATGTTCTTTACAATGGCTTAGGGTGGGAAATTGGTAATGAAGGACCAATTTTATTTGCTGATCCACTTTTAACTCCCAAG GCTGTTAGAGAACAATTGGTGCAGTTGATGTTTGAAACATTTAACATCTCAGGCTTTTATGCTTCAGAACAAGCAGTGTTATCACTTTATGCAGTTGGGCGCATTTCAGGGTGCACTGTTGATATTGGTCATGGAAAAATAG atATTGCTCCAGTAATTGAAGGTGCAGTTCAACATGTAGCTTCTAGAAGATTAGAAATTGGAGGGAGTGATTTGACAAATCTGTTTGCACAAGAGCTTGCAAAGTCAAATCCACTGATAAAACTTGATACATCAGAAGTTGAGAAATTGAAAGAACAATATGCATCTTGTGCTGAAGATGATCTTGCTTATGAAAACACACTGCAATCATGCCAAGAAGAACAACATACTTTGCCTGATGGCCAG GTGATTTCAATTAAAAGAGAAAGGTTTACAGTAGGAGAAGCATTATTCCAACCATCTATATTGGGCTTAGAAGCCCATGGGCTTGTTGAGCAGCTTGTTCGCATTATTTCAACTGTTTCATCTGAAAATCATCGCCAGCTGTTGGAGAACACTGTTCTCTGTGGTGGAACAGTTTCCATGACag GATTTGAAGATAGGTTCCAGAGGGAAGCTAGTCTTTGCTCATCTTCCATTCGTCCTTCTTTAGTAAAG gCCCCAGAATACATGCCAGAGAATTTATCCATGTATTCCGCATGGGTAGGAGGTGCTATACTTGCGAAGGTTGTGTTCCCACAAAATCAACATATAACAAAGGGAGATTATGATGAATCTGGACCCTCCGTTGTCCACCGAAAATGCTTCTAA